A region of Chitinophaga horti DNA encodes the following proteins:
- a CDS encoding TolC family protein — translation MRYLYFIWMLLPALSANAQDTLRLSLAAVVQMAKEGSIASKQAATMKETKYWQWRTYRSNYAPQLQLEGTLPGFQKTYTQVLQPNGTVLFQPVHNNNSALSLSFSQGITATGGMIYGATELQRFDDFDRNNTLYNAVPYTLGYQQPLFQFNKLKWDKKIEPLKYQESRQQFISDMEEVAVNASQYFFALLLSQVNYQIAETNLANTKRLQAIADEKFALGKISRNEILQLKLEHLKAEKSLGAAAREMEIATLNLRSYTGLQQVGRIALDLPPAGIAMEVTAEQVLEQAYKNNADAIAFIRKVVEAERDVAQAKGNNGLNATLTANLGFSNSATNINKVYQSPQNQQLVQLQFTIPVLDWGRSRSRSRTAEANLKLARYEVEQDKQTFSHLVTTQVTLFEMMKQQVKLSATADSIASEKYQIANSRYSLGDLSITDLSIAFQEKDQAKRDYITALGDFWGAYYELRYLSLYDFEKQEKITYQ, via the coding sequence ATGCGCTATTTATACTTTATATGGATGCTGTTGCCCGCGCTTTCCGCTAACGCGCAGGACACGCTGCGCCTGTCACTGGCGGCCGTGGTGCAGATGGCCAAAGAGGGCTCCATCGCGTCGAAACAGGCGGCCACCATGAAGGAAACGAAGTACTGGCAGTGGCGTACGTACCGCTCGAATTACGCGCCGCAGTTACAACTGGAGGGCACGCTGCCGGGCTTTCAGAAAACCTACACGCAGGTGTTACAGCCGAATGGTACGGTGCTGTTCCAGCCGGTGCATAATAATAACTCGGCGCTCAGTCTCTCTTTCAGCCAGGGTATTACGGCTACAGGTGGCATGATATACGGCGCCACGGAGTTGCAACGCTTCGATGATTTTGACCGCAACAATACGTTGTATAACGCGGTGCCCTACACGCTCGGTTACCAGCAGCCCCTGTTCCAGTTCAATAAGCTGAAGTGGGATAAAAAGATCGAACCGCTCAAATACCAGGAGAGCCGCCAACAGTTTATTTCAGATATGGAAGAGGTGGCGGTAAATGCGAGCCAGTACTTTTTCGCCCTGTTGCTGTCGCAGGTGAATTACCAGATTGCGGAAACGAACCTCGCCAACACAAAACGGCTGCAGGCAATTGCGGACGAGAAGTTTGCGCTGGGTAAGATTTCCCGTAACGAAATATTGCAACTGAAACTTGAGCACCTCAAGGCAGAGAAGTCACTCGGTGCCGCTGCCCGCGAAATGGAGATCGCCACGTTGAACCTACGCTCGTATACGGGACTGCAACAGGTGGGGCGCATTGCGCTGGACTTGCCGCCCGCAGGTATTGCGATGGAGGTAACGGCGGAACAGGTGCTGGAACAGGCGTATAAAAATAACGCGGATGCCATTGCTTTTATCCGCAAGGTGGTAGAAGCAGAGCGCGATGTGGCGCAGGCGAAAGGAAATAACGGGCTCAATGCCACGCTTACCGCAAATCTCGGTTTTTCCAACAGTGCCACGAATATCAACAAGGTGTATCAATCGCCACAAAACCAGCAGCTGGTACAGTTGCAGTTTACGATTCCCGTGCTGGACTGGGGCCGTTCCCGCTCGCGTTCCCGCACGGCGGAGGCGAACCTGAAGCTGGCGCGGTACGAGGTGGAGCAGGACAAACAAACGTTCTCGCACCTGGTGACCACGCAGGTAACGTTGTTCGAAATGATGAAGCAACAGGTGAAACTGAGCGCCACGGCAGACTCTATCGCATCTGAAAAATACCAGATCGCCAATAGCCGCTATTCGTTGGGAGATCTGAGTATCACAGACCTCAGTATCGCCTTCCAGGAAAAGGACCAGGCAAAAAGGGATTATATTACGGCCCTGGGTGATTTCTGGGGCGCTTATTACGAACTGCGTTATCTGTCGCTGTACGATTTTGAAAAACAAGAAAAAATCACTTATCAGTAA
- a CDS encoding ABC transporter ATP-binding protein — protein sequence MITLQSIEKVYRTDTVETQALSKINLEVPKGEFLSIMGPSGCGKSTLLNIMGLLDVPSRGDVRISNESTQKLNDKQLAHFRNRHIGFIFQSYHLINDLRVLDNVELPLLYRKATAADRKRLATEALAKVGLSNRLKHFPNQLSGGQKQRVAIARAIVGLPQIILADEPTGNLDSAMGNEVMDILLHLNKNEGTTIVMVTHDEQMARRTHRLVRLFDGAQVQ from the coding sequence ATGATCACATTACAAAGCATCGAAAAAGTATACCGCACCGATACGGTAGAAACGCAGGCCCTCAGCAAGATTAACCTGGAAGTGCCCAAAGGTGAGTTCCTGTCGATCATGGGCCCCTCCGGCTGCGGAAAAAGTACGTTGCTCAATATCATGGGGCTGCTCGACGTGCCCTCGCGCGGCGATGTGCGTATCAGCAATGAATCTACCCAAAAGCTGAACGACAAACAACTTGCACACTTCCGGAACCGGCACATCGGTTTCATCTTCCAGAGTTATCACCTTATCAACGACCTGCGGGTGCTCGATAACGTGGAACTGCCGTTACTCTACCGCAAAGCCACAGCGGCCGACCGTAAACGCCTGGCGACAGAGGCGCTGGCCAAGGTAGGACTGAGCAACCGCCTGAAACACTTCCCGAACCAGTTGTCGGGCGGGCAAAAACAGCGTGTCGCCATTGCGCGGGCTATTGTCGGACTGCCGCAAATCATACTGGCGGATGAGCCCACCGGTAACCTGGATAGTGCCATGGGCAACGAGGTGATGGACATCCTGCTGCACCTGAACAAAAACGAAGGTACTACGATCGTCATGGTAACGCACGACGAGCAGATGGCGCGCCGCACGCATCGACTGGTAAGGCTGTTCGACGGGGCACAGGTACAATAA
- a CDS encoding SRPBCC family protein yields MKILKWILIVVAVIVIIPLLAAAFMKKDYTIVQEVVINKPKQQVFDYVKYVDNQNKFNKWVLADPAIKIVNKGTDGTVGFVQSWDSKEINSKGEQEIKQIVEGEKIESELRFEKPFPGVSPTSLQTASMADNQTKVTWTFHGHMSWPLNIMRPMAVSMMNTDLQESLGMLKKQLEQ; encoded by the coding sequence ATGAAAATTTTAAAATGGATATTGATCGTTGTCGCCGTGATCGTTATCATCCCCCTACTGGCTGCCGCCTTTATGAAAAAAGATTACACCATTGTACAGGAAGTGGTGATCAACAAGCCTAAACAACAGGTGTTCGACTACGTGAAATACGTTGACAACCAAAATAAATTCAACAAATGGGTACTGGCCGATCCTGCGATCAAGATCGTGAACAAGGGGACAGATGGCACCGTGGGATTTGTACAGAGCTGGGACAGTAAAGAGATCAACAGTAAAGGTGAACAGGAAATCAAACAGATCGTGGAAGGCGAGAAAATCGAGTCCGAACTGCGCTTCGAAAAACCCTTCCCCGGGGTATCGCCAACCAGCCTGCAGACGGCTTCCATGGCTGATAATCAGACCAAAGTCACCTGGACCTTCCACGGACATATGTCCTGGCCCCTGAACATTATGCGTCCGATGGCTGTGAGTATGATGAACACCGACCTGCAGGAAAGCCTGGGTATGCTGAAGAAGCAGTTGGAACAATAG
- a CDS encoding efflux RND transporter periplasmic adaptor subunit, producing MDKEISAEVKARSRRRWTLIIAGAVILIAAAVVGTRSLFKSSVPRKRIITAVVETGDVENTITASGEVLPEFEEIITSPVQSAIREVLIDAGAKVQAGQPILRLDKALVQAAYDKGRFMLESKQNNLRKLKLELDKSYFDLKSSNDIKQLRINSLMAEVENTKRLYKAGGGTRENVEQAEMDLKVAQLEKTQLENEIRSKQQTMQVEIRESEIEVAIQQHELQELGRKKDLASVNATRNGVVTWVNRNIGASVGEGVELLRIADLSSFKISGSVADTYLGQLHNGMPVIVRINQSQLRGEISNIYPAVKNGQVTFDVHLAAKDTGLLRPNLKVDVYVVTDAHRNVLRVTNGAAFGAGKTAQLFVVEGDKAVRRKVTLGLSNVDYVELKDNVRAGETVIVSDMSDFANTREVNIIP from the coding sequence ATGGACAAGGAAATATCAGCCGAAGTAAAAGCCCGCAGCCGGCGAAGGTGGACGCTCATCATCGCAGGAGCGGTGATACTGATCGCCGCCGCCGTAGTGGGCACCCGAAGCCTTTTCAAATCATCTGTGCCACGCAAAAGGATCATCACTGCCGTTGTGGAAACCGGCGATGTCGAAAACACGATCACGGCCTCCGGCGAAGTACTGCCCGAGTTCGAAGAGATCATCACCAGCCCGGTACAATCGGCTATCCGCGAAGTACTCATTGATGCCGGCGCCAAGGTGCAGGCCGGGCAACCGATACTAAGACTGGATAAAGCCCTGGTGCAGGCAGCCTACGATAAGGGCCGTTTTATGCTGGAATCAAAACAAAACAATCTCCGCAAACTGAAACTGGAACTCGATAAAAGTTATTTCGACCTGAAGTCGAGCAACGATATTAAACAGCTGCGCATTAACAGCCTGATGGCGGAAGTGGAGAACACCAAACGCCTGTACAAGGCAGGCGGCGGTACGCGCGAGAATGTTGAGCAGGCGGAGATGGACCTCAAAGTGGCGCAGCTCGAAAAAACGCAGCTCGAAAATGAGATCCGCAGCAAACAACAAACCATGCAGGTAGAGATCCGTGAATCGGAAATTGAAGTGGCTATACAACAACACGAATTACAGGAGCTGGGCCGGAAGAAAGACCTTGCCAGTGTGAACGCGACCCGCAACGGTGTAGTTACCTGGGTGAACCGCAACATTGGCGCCTCAGTAGGCGAGGGGGTAGAACTGTTACGCATCGCCGATTTAAGCAGCTTCAAGATCAGCGGCAGCGTGGCGGACACGTATCTCGGTCAGTTACATAACGGCATGCCGGTCATCGTGCGCATCAACCAAAGCCAGCTACGCGGCGAGATCAGCAACATTTACCCGGCGGTCAAAAACGGGCAGGTAACGTTCGATGTACACCTGGCGGCCAAAGACACAGGCCTGCTGCGTCCCAATTTAAAGGTAGATGTGTATGTCGTGACCGACGCCCACCGCAATGTGTTACGCGTAACGAACGGCGCGGCCTTCGGTGCCGGCAAAACGGCGCAGCTCTTCGTGGTGGAAGGCGATAAGGCCGTTCGTCGCAAGGTGACGCTGGGCCTTAGCAACGTGGATTACGTTGAACTGAAGGACAACGTTCGTGCCGGTGAAACGGTGATCGTATCCGACATGAGCGATTTTGCAAACACCCGTGAAGTGAACATTATCCCTTAA